The genomic DNA ACAACGTTTTGTACGTGTGGCACACTTTGTGGGTAATCTGGTCTAAATCTCTTTGCAATAGAATAGTCCGGTATTTGATATTGTTTTTGTTGGTATTGGGCTCTTGCTGATTTACTTCCTCTTGCTCCGTCTTCGCGAAAGCCTTTTGCGAATGGATTATTTGCAATCTTCAGTTTTGTTAGCTGATAGAAAAGAATTGATATATTAATTATCAGGAAATTAACAATAAGAGCGTTCGactcaattttttaaattggaaTTACGAACACTTACCTCTGTGTTCTGGTATGCTGTAACGGTAATGAATGATGTCACTGGCAGTGGAAAGGTTTGCATTGTTTCGAGATTTGATGGATCTTCAGATTCAATAATATGTATACGAACGTGATATTTGTGCATTGAATGCATGATcaactgaaattaaaaaaataaaatgtcaatTGTATACAATTTAACGTTACGAACCAATGAACAGGACAAAAATGATGTAGTTTTTTTGGGGGTTGCCATTGTATAACTCACAAACAAATCTATGCTCATAGACAGATGGTAGCTAAGTTTGtgcattcaattcaatttgaaataactTACTTTTCCGTTAACGTAATTTGCAGCCGCGTTAGAGTTTGACAATTTTGCTTTGTGGAAAGATACGAGCCCTTTCATTAACTTTGCTCCAGTAGCTGGTGAATCTTGGTGGACAAAGTAGCGAGGAGCAAATTCAACTTCCCCTGGACCAGCAGCAGTCCATTCTCCATTTTGAAATCTGTATCGATAAGAGTCATCTCTGGCAACGCTCATCAAAACACAATACTTTGATGCTGGCTTGAGTCCTGTTAAGCGTATTCGACATCCAGGGAACATTCTCCTGTGATAatcagaataataaataaactaaatttccttacttaaatttaaattgattaaatgtaaaataatgaatatatataaaaagtacaagtgaataatattaatatacctTCCAGTTTTGGTCAAAATCATTTCAGTACCGACATTGTGAAATTGTTCCCACAGTTCGTGTTGATCTAGCGAGACGTTGATGGAAGAACTGATGGAACTGGATACTAGTTGTGGAATAGTTGTAGAAGTGGTGGATGATTGTGCTGAGTATGGATGGAGCCgttctaaaattttaaaaataattgtttaaaataCCCATTCATTTATTATGTATACAAACATTATTGTAACAAAATTATTTAGTTACAACAATGAAACTTACCTGTGTTCAAATGACCCCAATATCTCTGTTCGTATTCAGTATTGTTTTGTTGCCCCTGTACATCGCAGGGCTGGTATCCATAAGCTCCATATTGGTTGGAATATAAATCCGTTGAAACTGCTTTATGGCTCAACAAATTCatgattgaatatatatttttagtcaACGTTTTCTTGTACTTGATTGCTTGATGGTGGATGCTTTGCAACTGATGTCTTCCTCGAGATTTTCGGGAGATTTATACCTTATGATATTCGTACTCACtgagatattttttttgtaGACGACTATAAAAATTGCATCTGCTTGTGCTTTGGAGATATTGATGCCGCCGTCAACCTACATTTTCGCAGTTACCTTCGCAGGAAAGCACAGAACTTATCTCATTTCTCACCTAATGCTCTTGATCGGTTGCAATCTTCTCAGTGGGTTCCTGAGCAGTAAACTTAAGTTACGATATGGTATCATGCCGTTAAGATAAGCTTTTGATTTTCCGACAAGAACAGTCGAGTCGTATATTCTGATAACAAAGTGACAAAATGATAACGACAAGTTATGATAAGCCTTCATTAAAACGGGAGATAAGAAATTCGATATTAAgataataaaaatgtttaatatACGCTAATGAACAGATAAGAAAGTAAACCTAAACAATTCAAAATGGCGTATATTATTAAATTCATGATCTTTTGTATGTTCAATGATACAACCCAaaactttaaatttttaaattcgaattTTCAACAAACCCAGGAAAAAGGCTGCAAACTTTTGTCTCTACTATACTGTAATTTTCCACCTTACAAATACGTTTTTAAgttgaatatataatttttacatTCTCCTGAGAACGATTACcgtgaaacaaataactagatTATATGGACTGGTATTGACTTTACAATAGCGATACTGTACAGTTGTTCTCAGATGATAGAAtggaaatgaaataatattttatgatcACATGAATTAGGTTTTCTTTTCTACCCAATTTCACGCGTGTTGTTATGTATGTTTCCCGtttaaatacaataaatttacgATTTAAGGCGATTTCACGCATTTCAATGAATGGTTCAATACAAATGTCATGGCACACTTCACACTTCCTAACAACAGGTAGATGACTGTTTGgatttgcaataaatattcATTGTAATTGTCCGAAGCGAACTATCTCCTGTTTTAAGAATGTTTCTTCAATATATTGCTCGTTTTTCATCAAAgcaatttcatcatatttttgcattacaaAATTTTACTTCCATTATGAACAATAGTTTTAAGTAATGTTCATCGCTGACGAAGCCAGATACTTCTAAAATATTTCGATTCACCATACACTTATTGTATTGCAAATGTACCTATGTTGGTCCAATccgaaattatttttcaaatcgcTAAAACAATAGTCAAACATGTTTTTCTAGCAATGAAATCCCACAGTCAAGGCAAAACAttattatgaaaacaaaatattgtcaATGTTAGATTTAAAAGTATTCTTCAATGCACCAAACAACCGTGAATATTGGGAACTTCCAAAAGAATATTCAGTTTAGTACAGTAAAGTTCAATCCACACTGTATTTGGCGCATAAACTAACAACAAAACTAGCACTGAAATATTATTAGGTGCACATGCTTTTCCTTCCACGTCCACGATGTTATATTACAATCAATAGTTTAAAGCAGTAGCATTTTAGCGTAGAATAAGTACAAAATATACTTTCTTTAATTTCCACCACCATACAATAAGTCcatcaaataatatatataatataaattcacCGGAAAAAATATAGTAAAGAATTTGATGAAAGTAAGACAGTAACAAGTAATAAATACTAAATGATGCAAATACAGAAATTACTTTTGACTGAGAGATATAGTATGGAAATGTACTGCCTGTTTTGGTGACATAGAATGAAAAACACAATTGTAaagttaataataatataaattctcccaaaaaatattcacttcagAAGTGCGAGCAaaagtaaatattatattatataattatatgtAATTTCACTCTGTTCTATAAAAAATAAGGGTATTGTTCATCGAACCAATGAACATCGTATATTGATAACATCCGCAAAGCCCAACATATGCGGTGATTACATATTGTTATCATCGGCGTAAAAACAACTGTCGGGAACTTCAGGAGAACGCGAAGGCGATAacaaaattgttttcatttccGTTATCCCCGCTAATTACCGTTAAACAACGTTGATCAATTAATATTCTGATAGTGTAAAACATTCTCTCAATTAGTCAGTAATAACTGTTTGAAAAGAATAAATTAATAACCgtgtaataaatattatatttccgTTATGATTTTAATGTAGCAATTTTGTAAACTCGTTTTTGGAAATTGAATACATAAACTTTCAAGGTGaaatttacgttttttttaaatgtattctGAAAGAcccatatttattttatctctgATTTTTACAAACTATGGAATTATTAATATATCACATGTTAGACTAGGATTATTTTGAACAATCTGCAGAAAGAAACACCCAATTTACATCCTGGGTAACATTTACCAATTTAATTTACAGAGTGTCGACAAAGTTGGGGCACTGGTGATGTACATTTGAAGTTAGTGTTGAAAGAAGTAGAATTAACAAAACAGACGCATACTTGAGTTATAATTCAAATATGTCATgtgtttttgctattttgcaaGAATTGTACTATATCAACTTATATATTATTGCCTATTCTTAATTTCTAAatctacaaaaaataatatttcctcatcaactaataaaaaaattaaaattaagtaTACTTCAACAAAAATGAGCATTTTAGCTCTTCAAAGAAATAGCACATATCCAATATCTTCTGCATTTACTTTATGAAAATTCGAGTATCCAATCAGCCTTAAGTTGCAAGTCTTTCGAACTTGAAGAGACTTGTTTGGCAATAGTTTTTTAGTTTTTCTCACTTACTATAAGTTATTTCGTTTGAAAATTTAGGCGCTGTCATATGTTTCCACGAATGTGTGAGATATCGTGCTAATAATGTTTCTCCTAGCAACTGCCAAAATCGTATGTTTTCACAGTTTTGCGTCACCATAGGCTTTCAATACCGAGAGATGAGTTTAATTCATAGCACCCTAAGCTCAAGCAGCTGCGATTTATGTCGCTGCTATTCGCAGAGTAAAATTTTACAGTTGGTGAAATTCCatggaaaaaaacaaaacaatgacAGTGCACCGTACGGAATTATGACAGTTACGCTTACATCTTTTAGTTTCATCTACCCGAATCTTTGATCTCTTGCTTTCAAATAAAATACCAGTAGAATTTCTTATTTTCGATTTGTATGTTCATCATTGATACAGAAACTTGTTGAGAAGTTACTGAATTTACCTCACTCAGTTACAGAAATTGTCAACAAAGTCCATTACTAGTCCACGGTGTTCACCCAATTGGAGTAAAAAAAGAGACCCCAGATcatttcaaatataacattttcTACATCAATGCAATGTAACCTGAActgacatttattttattacaaatagtAATAGTAATATTACTCCGAAAATCTAAACACAAACAGAGTATTAAAGTTAAAGACAGAAGGCAGTGGTTTGTTACAACACGACAAACTCACATTATAAACCTGTGTGTAAGTATGACTGTTTTACAGCAACATCCTAATTTCAACTTGTATTATGTGAATTGGGATTTAGCTCTTTTGTTGCTTTGAATTCCCAGCGTCATCTTATTCAAGAATCCTGGAACAGTACAGTACAGGAACGAATAATAGACAGTTTGTCACATTATCCCACAACAAATATCCTGAATATTTGAGTTGAAATCTCTCATCTTGCGTAGAGTCTGCCTCGATACAGCAAATATCACACAAATACAGCAAATTTTAATCAATGGAATAATTAGAATTCCATTGTAGGGACATTGGATATATTAGGATCTACTTTCTGTATTCTCCAAAAATATTGGTCccattttgtataatttttaaatgaattgaaatatgTCATTTTTACTTTAGAGAAAATTTTTGCATATTGGCCAATATCTTTATTTAGATAAATGTTGCATGCCGCCCAAGTGCGAACGAATGTATCTTGATACCACCCACAGTTTTACTACGTCAGATAACCGCTGTATTGGGCGGTTGAATAGGAGATGCCGACACGTTATCTTGCATCTGTACGAAAGAGCGAAAGTGTGAAGAAGAACAATAGCGGACGACAATACAATAATTCAGCCACCGATAAAAAGTTGCGCGCGATACAAAAGCTACGGAACCAAAGAGGAAATCAGTCATTATAGAATTGTCAGCTTAGTAAAAGGTTCTATATTTTGTTACACCGATTCTCTGCcagaatattattatattgaattataGTTTGAACGCATTTGGTCAGTATTGAAAGAAGAAACATTAAGTTAAAGGTTTCTTACAATGTCGGCTTTCCCAATGCCAGATGTCTCAAGCACTTGGGGCTACCATCCAGGAGCTACATCGACGAGCGTATCAGGATATCCAGGAAGCAACGCTACACTGCCTATGCATTTTAACGGGTATTCATATATGGGAGCAACACCTTTAACACAGCAGCCACGGAGGCATTTTCCCAATGCAACACCAgttttgggaaattatattggAAATCCAACAGAAAACGACCTATCGTTAGATCCATACGTTTCAAAGTTTTCACCAACTACACAATGGCAAATGACTGGTGagatttctatttttttaataatgttaAGTCTTGAAACAGCAACTGTAAAATCTTAGAGgattagtaaaaatataaattgccaaaattgaaaaattgctAGTTTCAATATCATGTTTTATCATAAAACCCACGCTCAATACGTCTGGAAAAGAATATCTTGGCCCAATGTATCGATGGAGATTTCATAGAAAGATATTCTTTTTGTCTAGTATGGCCAATTTTGTTATAGCGCAAGTGACAAACTTAAGTAATGGCctaataaatcatattaatatttattactaTCTTTCGGATATTGTATGTTTGTTTTACAATGAAAGTTTTAATTAGCAAAAAGATAACATAATTATTTATTGTTCAATTAAATTTGTTCCCACAGGTAAAACATACACGGGAGATAATGATCATTATTCACCGCAAGATAACATCGATAACAATAAGAACTTTTACGACTCTCCGGTTAATAATGGACAATTAATGGAATTACCGGATCCAAAAATGCAAGTGCAGTTATGTGACAGAGAATTGTGGGACCAGTTTTCAAAAGCTGGAACAGAAATGATTGTTACTAAAACCGGAAGGTATGGTTACTCACATTGAATTTGGTGTACTGATGAAATATTAAGCATATATTCTGATAATTTGAAAATCACAGGCAATAAAAGTCTGAtacataataaattaaatatctCATACTTAACACCCTGTATGTGATTTAATTTTTTCGATCAGAATGCTCGTACATGTTTTCAAATAGATATTTAGAGTTATAATAATCACACATCAGCTACTTACGCATAATGTAACCAGGAAAACTGCAAAGCATTGAAACTGCATTTTGATCATTGAATGAACAATCGCGAAGAGTATCGTTGAATGTAATCCCATACATTTTATAAAGCTCTGTTTTTTAATTATGACTTTATCTTCTCTTTCAGACGAATGTTTCCTGGCTACAGAATTAAACTCTCAGGGTTAGACCGAGACGCAAAATACTGTGTTATGATGGATATTGTTAATGTGGACGACCACCGATATAAGTTCCAGGTAAGCAATATATTAACAACATTATTGTAAATAGCGAGCTTTTGTATTGATATAGATTTGAAAAATCCCCATTTTATCTTGACAGCATGGTGAATGGACAATTGCGGGAAGGGGAGAACCACATCTTCCGCAGAGATTTTTTCTTCATCCTGACTCTCCAGCAACAGGTGCAAAATGGATGAGTGAAATTGTGTCTTTCCATAAAGTGAAACTCACGAATTCAGTAGGAAGAGACGTGGATGGCAAAGTGAGTAAAACATtcagtttctttatttttttttgtgactaagatttttacttttttcacaTTGAGATTGATTTCGTGTTATAAAGAATCAAAACTatatttttctctatttttctatatttatgaCTTTCTCAAGCAAATTCTATTTAAATCCTCTAAATCAACCaacttttaaaataatgaattttacAAATGTTTATACATCATTTTCAGATTGTCCTGAATTCAATGCATCGATATCAACCTCGTATACATATTGTTCGCACCAATGATCCTACAAGAGTTCACATGCAACGATTATGTACGTTCGCATTTCCCCAAACAGTTTTCATCACAGTTACTGCATATCAAAATCCAGaggtaatattttatatatagcagtattttcaaattcttaCTTTTGATCTCCAATTCAGAGAACACTGTTTGTAATTCCCTTCACCAAAGTTACTAGGATCATACGACTGCTTATTTTAAATTACCCATGTCATGTTTCCATTGTTTCTGCTGTATGAAAGTTGTGTAACgacataaataaaagtaaaatgagGAGGAGAGGAAATGATAAACGGGAAAATACCAATGAAGACTTATTGTTAaactttatattataattttataggTAACAAAGTTGAAAATTGACAATAACCCATTTGCAAAAGGCTTTCGTGAAGATGGCGCAAGAGCGAAGAAACCAAGAACGTCGCAGAATCAGTTTAATAACGAATTTCATCAAGTAACACCTTACGCAGAATCAAAAAGGCCTGCTTATGAAATGCATTACAGACAAACACCTTTGCAGCATACCCCGGTTATGGGAAATCCTATTTCTCGATTGGGTTTTGACAATGGCGCATCTCCAGAGCTAAACAAACTGAGGTCGCACAACAATGGCTTTTCTCAATATAGCGGGACAAGTTTTTCAGAAGACTACAATTCAAATGCACATACCAGCTACGGCCAAAGTGTTTCTAATTCCACATTTCCAGACTATTGGAAGACACTTAAATCGGATCAGAACTGTTACGGTTCCTCAGAACTTTATTCACAGCCGGGGCAAAATATGCAAATGAATCAAAATCACCATACAACAGTTATACTAGCTAACAATCTGTCAATATCCCAAGGTACGCCAGGAGCACAAGGTGCGAGTAGTTTGCCGCATTTCAGCCTTTCACCAGACAATAATACAATATACAAATCCAGTACACAACACACAGATCTGAGGACAGGATCCCCGCAAAATTTTGACGATATATTGGAAGAATCTGTTCATAGCATCACACCATGTCAAAGCAAAGGCCAGGACAAAGTTACTCGTTCTTCTGATAGCGGGATTGGTTCTTCGCCATCTACCATGTCCGATGACGACAATTCACAAGCGCCAACTATAGCTATGAACAACAGTGTACATTCAGAGGCCAGGGATATTGGAGAAATGCCCAAAGCGCGCACAGAAATAACAGAAGAGCACGATAGTAATAAAAGTTTCGAAGACCTGCTGACTCAGTCACCACAAAACATTCAAAACCTTCAAGTTGTTAATCCACTCACCGAAGAGAATTTGCTAACAAATGATTCTTCAAACGATTCGGCATCTACTCATCACGACAACTCATTCCCAACAACGGCTTATGTTCCTGAAAGCCAGCAAAGTCAATTTGGAAACCCAGAAgctatttttgctttttcacAAGATACGTTTCATCGTTCTTTCACATCAGAATCGAACGGAACAGATGATGCCATAAACTGGGAAACAGGACTTGTTAAGATGTAATTTTGATAGAAACAGTCAAACACTTACCAATTGGTCGTATACTGGGCGATCAACTTTTTGCCAATGTTATTTATCTGTATATACTGATTTTACTTCACTgtcttttattttgaaaataaaatttcgaaCCGATAACCGGCCAGTTTGTTTATGGAGAGTGACGTCAGGTCCAGTCACTTGGAATCGGCATCGCTAATTGCGCATTTATGACGATGATTGGCTGGCCATATGACGTATTTTGTGACTGTGACAGTTTTAGGTTTAAGTTTCTGTGCAAAAATGAAAAGTGATCCGGATTCATGAAAAGAATAGCTAGAAAAATGCTTTGCCAAATTATTATCTGTAGTAAATTCAAAAATGCATTAGAACACAGTTTTTTTTATGATAGATTACGGACGCAATCACGCAACACTTCATCAGCATTTTGTGCTAACTAGATCAAGATGCGATGCACATTTATATCGAACACACGATGAAtccaaataaaatggaaaatatcTCCATGGAATTTCGtaacaaatttattaaattgcCTATTTTTTTACGACctgatataaaattaataactgGCACACTTTCCGCCAGCAACTGTTGTTGTGAGAAATGTGGAAGTCGTTAAATCACACGGATATTAGTTTATAATGCGGCATGTCGGTGACCCcttgttgttttgtttcaatattaataaaatataaataacgacattttttaatatttacgtGGGAAGTAAATTTACCTCAGCGGTTACTTGAAACATTACTTCATGCATTACTTAAAAACCTTAGTTGCATGCCAACATGAGGTCAAAATCAACGAACACCATATGTTATCATGGCTTGACTTTGAATCGTTTGTTATCAACATAACGTTATATACATATTTGGGTGAAAAAATGGTAGTTGAGCCTACTTCTTGTACTAATattaatgatatatttttttacagatCTGTGTATactaatcatatatatatataacatatcgTATaacagaggtgtgcaacctgcgaccagcgggccaaatgtggcccacGAAAAtaagttgtgcggcccgcggagaagtgccaattttgaatggtgtgcggcccgcgaaacgaggTTTTGATTCAGTTCAATCTGGTacatgcgagtaattccaatcccttttgCGTTACCCGATTTCTATTTaatatctatgcctatgacgttacaacgcCGTAACAGCTAgtttgtgcgaagcgaacaacgcatttCGTGAGACCAATAACTTAAATTTATgggcctgcaactactagaaagtctATGTGGTGCTGCCCGCGGtgtcacccagttatttgtattggGCTCTcatgtattaaaggttgcacacccctgttgtACAACCGTCTTGTTTTAGCAATGCGATTTTTAATCAGGATGTAAAGAATATTTGGTACTCCttaagtatgcgcaccaagatgtcgcataacctgaaccctaacctggtacacaacctaagttcaggttgtgcgccatcttggtgcgcatatttcaggagGTCCTATTATTTTTAGCAGCATTTTCGtaaacagaataaaaatattgaatttggaATGCTTCGATTTAACCTTATATTGAAACGTACATTTTAAGGTTAATGAATTTATAGCAGTTTGTATGTCACAACCTTAAACCTCTTATGTTTTTATTGCAGCTATTTTTCAGTTAAAACATAAACATATccaatgttattattttttccgCGTCGTATATTGACGCAGAGTGGATCGTTTCTGTATTGTTGAATTAAACTTGCTTCTGTTATTTCGCAATCAGTTAAAGCAATGTCCGCATAATATGTTGCATTTTTTGCAAATTGCTTTTTCCATAATCTGCTGCCTGAGAGAAacgaaataattttaatatattgaaagcAAGAGAGCAATGCCCAAGTAAATGGACACGAAAGTACAATAACTACCTCGATGTCAGGAAAATCGCagttaaaatgtaaaaaaactaTAACGTTTATGGGTCTTGgcataaattatttataaaaagatTCTTAATATGGGGTAAAATATCAAACTTTACAGCCAGGGACGTGCAACCTGTGGCCAAATGGGGCCAAGGAAAAGTTGTGCGGCCCGGAGCAGTGCCGATTTTAAATGGCGTGCGGCcagtaaaacaattttttaattttatttaatctgATATGTGCCAGTAATTCGAATTCTTTTTCGCAAAACTTAGATACCTGAGtctaatttattatctatgcctttGACGTTACAATGACATGCCCTCGCAGCTGGCTTGTGCAAAGCTAACAACGCATGTCATTGAATCAATAACGAAATTTTTGTGCCTGTCGCTACTAGCCTATGGTAAATAAAGCTGCGGCCCGCGGTTCATCTGATTATTTGTACGTGGttctcctgtattaaaggttgcacaccctgcCTTACAGTATTCAGAGAGAATTCAGCGGAATTTAAAGACGTAGCTTCCTAGCGATTGCGTCCATCTTTAAGTACTTAACATTAGGAATTGATTGACCCATTAATTACGAAGAGAAGCGATTTTTCCAATCaccacaacaaaaattaaaagcaagccggtaggcgcccaggatctccgctgataacTTTTTCCCCGGCGGAGGGTATCGTTCTCggaattttcagtatttttacCTGGCATAGTGTAACATATATATCTGCTATCCACAGTCCACGAATATCCGATATAAAATCGTTTTCCCTGATTTCGAGCTGATTCTATCTTATCCTGCAACTGATTAGGTTCACACTGATATATAGATCTACATTCCGTACATGAATGAGCTTCAAATGTTGGAAAATATGTCGGAAGTTTCCGAATTGCGTCTAGTAATCTATATGAATATATAAGAATTAAAAACATGAGTACGGATGTCAGAGTGCCACCTATTGGCAAAGAGAAATCGAGAACTACCACAAGTAAACCTCGTCTTATAAATATACCCAGAGTGTGTCCTATGCGTATTACGATAAATGGAACTTTTTCCAGTGACAATTTAGCAAGAAAATTTTTCAGCAAAAGAAGGCCTCACTCGAAATTTTTTTACGACCTATTTGTATGGTATGACGATCGAAGGTAACTTAAACGGTGCCAATTTGGTATGCGTTCAAACTCATAAAGTCATTCTTATAGAATTCAGTTTCTGTCCCTAGCAAAATCACTTAGATTGCATACCAATGTAGCACCACATAAACTTCACAGTGGATTATGTATCCAGAATGATTGTATTTG from Styela clava chromosome 12, kaStyClav1.hap1.2, whole genome shotgun sequence includes the following:
- the LOC120330342 gene encoding T-box transcription factor TBX5-like, with product MNLLSHKAVSTDLYSNQYGAYGYQPCDVQGQQNNTEYEQRYWGHLNTERLHPYSAQSSTTSTTIPQLVSSSISSSINVSLDQHELWEQFHNVGTEMILTKTGRRMFPGCRIRLTGLKPASKYCVLMSVARDDSYRYRFQNGEWTAAGPGEVEFAPRYFVHQDSPATGAKLMKGLVSFHKAKLSNSNAAANYVNGKLIMHSMHKYHVRIHIIESEDPSNLETMQTFPLPVTSFITVTAYQNTELTKLKIANNPFAKGFREDGARGSKSARAQYQQKQYQIPDYSIAKRFRPDYPQSVPHVQNVVSNIPSADPSQYSALPYCTDSLPSTYVPDDLVTSTYASASLPHNTGYYSTNNYRYSDYASHVPQYPVQAQQYLPTTNITEEDYSNGHVQQYTQHMNLASSTSQQIYSTAYGELPAQSIDQQHQYQQQQHPGEPQWQTIENTPYVQNITPHQIDECSDENSTEFLYKPYSDEGYSSPINDNIVQTN
- the LOC120329612 gene encoding T-box-containing protein 2-like — translated: MSAFPMPDVSSTWGYHPGATSTSVSGYPGSNATLPMHFNGYSYMGATPLTQQPRRHFPNATPVLGNYIGNPTENDLSLDPYVSKFSPTTQWQMTGKTYTGDNDHYSPQDNIDNNKNFYDSPVNNGQLMELPDPKMQVQLCDRELWDQFSKAGTEMIVTKTGRRMFPGYRIKLSGLDRDAKYCVMMDIVNVDDHRYKFQHGEWTIAGRGEPHLPQRFFLHPDSPATGAKWMSEIVSFHKVKLTNSVGRDVDGKIVLNSMHRYQPRIHIVRTNDPTRVHMQRLCTFAFPQTVFITVTAYQNPEVTKLKIDNNPFAKGFREDGARAKKPRTSQNQFNNEFHQVTPYAESKRPAYEMHYRQTPLQHTPVMGNPISRLGFDNGASPELNKLRSHNNGFSQYSGTSFSEDYNSNAHTSYGQSVSNSTFPDYWKTLKSDQNCYGSSELYSQPGQNMQMNQNHHTTVILANNLSISQGTPGAQGASSLPHFSLSPDNNTIYKSSTQHTDLRTGSPQNFDDILEESVHSITPCQSKGQDKVTRSSDSGIGSSPSTMSDDDNSQAPTIAMNNSVHSEARDIGEMPKARTEITEEHDSNKSFEDLLTQSPQNIQNLQVVNPLTEENLLTNDSSNDSASTHHDNSFPTTAYVPESQQSQFGNPEAIFAFSQDTFHRSFTSESNGTDDAINWETGLVKM
- the LOC120330124 gene encoding uncharacterized protein LOC120330124 — encoded protein: MLRTRLLDAIRKLPTYFPTFEAHSCTECRSIYQCEPNQLQDKIESARNQGKRFYIGYSWTVDSRYICYTMPGSRLWKKQFAKNATYYADIALTDCEITEASLIQQYRNDPLCVNIRRGKNNNIGYVYVLTEK